One stretch of Janibacter limosus DNA includes these proteins:
- a CDS encoding ABC transporter ATP-binding protein, whose translation MSEVPTAEEKAAQARRGPPRRGPMSAGTPGEKSKNFLPSAKRLVARLRPERTRVLTAIVLTIVSVAMSAVGPLILARATDHIFAGWIGSKLPAGVPLPTVVEQLRATGEGKQADMIASMPYLVPGQGMDFGTIGRILLLALGLYVVAALLSWVQGRVIVGAVNQVVFDLRAQVEAKLHRLPLPYFDQQPRGELLSRVTNDIDNVAQSLQQTLSQLLTSLITVVAMVSMMIWISPLLAVIALVSIPISIALTAAIGKRSQGHFVQQWKSTGELSSVIEETYTGHSLVKVFGRQAEVDAAFAERNEELRAAGFGAQFVSGIIMPAMMFVGNLNYVIIAVIGGLRVASGTMTLGDVQAFIQYSRQFTQPLTQVASMANLMQSGVASAERVFEVLDAPEQVADPTGPAGTGEGHGRVVFEDVSFRYDPARPLIEGLNLVVEPGQMVAIVGPTGAGKTTLVNLIMRFYELDSGRITIDGIDITQMSRADLRSRTGMVLQDTWLFAGTIGDNIAYGRPGATPEQVRAAAEATYVDRFVHSLPRGYDTHLDDEGGNISAGEKQLVTIARAFLADPSLLILDEATSSVDTRTERLVQQAMAALRGDRTSFVIAHRLSTIRDADLIVVMEDGHIAEQGTHEGLLAADGAYARLYRSQFTAAVNELDTSVSLA comes from the coding sequence ATGAGCGAGGTCCCCACCGCCGAGGAGAAGGCGGCCCAGGCACGAAGGGGGCCGCCGCGGCGTGGCCCCATGTCCGCCGGGACGCCGGGGGAGAAGTCGAAGAACTTCCTCCCCTCGGCCAAGCGGCTCGTCGCGCGGCTGCGGCCGGAGCGCACCCGGGTGCTGACCGCGATCGTGCTGACCATCGTCTCCGTCGCGATGAGTGCGGTCGGGCCGCTCATCCTTGCCCGGGCCACCGACCACATCTTCGCCGGCTGGATCGGCTCGAAGCTGCCTGCAGGTGTCCCGCTGCCCACCGTCGTCGAGCAGCTGCGCGCGACGGGCGAGGGCAAGCAGGCCGACATGATCGCCTCGATGCCCTACCTCGTGCCCGGGCAGGGCATGGACTTCGGTACGATCGGCCGGATCCTGCTGCTGGCCCTCGGTCTCTACGTCGTCGCAGCGCTCCTCTCCTGGGTCCAGGGGCGCGTCATCGTGGGCGCGGTCAACCAGGTCGTCTTCGACCTGCGCGCCCAGGTCGAGGCCAAGCTGCACCGCCTGCCCCTGCCCTACTTCGACCAGCAGCCGCGCGGCGAGCTGCTCAGCCGGGTCACCAACGACATCGACAACGTCGCGCAGTCGCTGCAGCAGACGCTCAGCCAGCTGCTGACGAGCCTCATCACGGTCGTGGCGATGGTCTCGATGATGATCTGGATCTCGCCGCTGCTCGCCGTCATCGCCCTCGTGAGCATCCCGATCTCGATCGCGCTCACGGCAGCGATCGGCAAGCGCAGCCAGGGGCACTTCGTCCAGCAGTGGAAGTCCACCGGTGAGCTCAGCTCGGTCATCGAGGAGACCTACACGGGCCACTCGCTCGTCAAGGTCTTCGGTCGCCAGGCCGAGGTCGACGCCGCCTTCGCCGAGCGCAACGAGGAACTGCGGGCGGCCGGCTTCGGCGCGCAGTTCGTCAGCGGCATCATCATGCCGGCGATGATGTTCGTCGGGAACCTCAACTACGTGATCATCGCCGTCATCGGTGGTCTGCGCGTGGCGTCCGGCACGATGACGCTCGGCGACGTCCAGGCCTTCATCCAGTACTCCCGCCAGTTCACCCAGCCGCTCACGCAGGTCGCCTCGATGGCCAACCTCATGCAGTCAGGCGTGGCCTCCGCGGAGCGGGTCTTCGAGGTGCTCGACGCCCCCGAGCAGGTGGCCGACCCGACTGGTCCCGCGGGCACCGGCGAGGGTCACGGGCGGGTCGTCTTCGAGGACGTCTCCTTCCGCTACGACCCCGCCCGTCCGCTCATCGAAGGACTCAACCTCGTCGTCGAGCCGGGGCAGATGGTCGCCATCGTCGGTCCGACCGGCGCCGGCAAGACCACCCTGGTCAACCTGATCATGCGCTTCTACGAGCTGGACTCGGGCCGGATCACGATCGACGGCATCGACATCACGCAGATGTCCCGGGCGGACCTTCGCTCGCGCACGGGCATGGTCCTGCAGGACACCTGGCTCTTCGCGGGGACCATCGGCGACAACATCGCCTACGGGCGTCCCGGTGCCACCCCGGAGCAGGTGCGGGCGGCGGCGGAGGCGACCTACGTCGACCGCTTCGTCCACTCGCTCCCACGCGGGTACGACACCCACCTCGACGACGAAGGGGGCAACATCTCCGCCGGCGAGAAGCAGCTGGTCACGATCGCCCGCGCCTTCCTCGCCGACCCCAGCCTGCTCATCCTCGACGAGGCGACCAGCTCGGTGGACACCCGCACCGAGCGCCTCGTGCAGCAGGCGATGGCGGCGCTGCGCGGCGACCGGACGAGCTTCGTCATCGCCCACCGGCTCTCGACGATCCGCGACGCGGACCTGATCGTCGTCATGGAGGACGGGCACATCGCCGAGCAGGGCACGCACGAGGGGCTGCTCGCGGCTGACGGCGCGTATGCGCGGCTCTACCGCAGCCAGTTCACCGCGGCCGTCAACGAGCTGGACACCTCGGTCAGCCTGGCCTGA